Proteins encoded by one window of Anaerosporomusa subterranea:
- the zwf gene encoding glucose-6-phosphate dehydrogenase has protein sequence MDDLSRFFVCDDAREELCIEVKPDPCGVVIFGASGDLTHRKLVPALFEQFQRRLLPETFFILGCARSELDDQVFRDSFRQYLLSREVTAGAAEEFLKHVYYLSGSYEDNALYKRLSERLTELSEQEWTAGNCLYYLATPPSLYTTIVSGLGLAGLTSQESGRWARVVVEKPFGHDLASSRKLDSALHQWLSEEQIYRIDHYLGKETVQNIFILRFANAIFEPIWNRRYIDHVQITVAETLGVENRAGYYEQAGALRDMFQNHMLEMLSLVAMEPPATFEADRHRDEKVKLLRSIRPFSDNGLGDWLVRGQYAAGAAQEQPLPAYRQEKGVNAESQTETYVAMKVMVDNWRWQGVPFYLRSGKRLAKQVSEIAITFKSVPHSMFGKIAPERLQPNVLTLKIQPEEGIALTMEAKRPGPRMCMSSLTLNFSYRDAFGERSSNAYERLLLDCMVGDQTLFVRHDGAELAWTVLEPVINNWQTSVDNCPLEFYEAGGDGPQGADRLLTNDGRRWRPL, from the coding sequence ATGGATGATTTATCACGGTTTTTTGTCTGCGATGACGCAAGGGAAGAACTCTGCATTGAAGTCAAGCCTGACCCCTGCGGAGTAGTGATTTTTGGCGCGTCCGGCGATTTAACTCATCGAAAATTGGTTCCCGCCTTATTTGAACAATTTCAGCGCCGTTTATTGCCAGAAACCTTCTTTATCCTTGGCTGCGCCCGCAGCGAGCTTGACGATCAGGTGTTTCGAGACAGCTTCCGCCAGTATCTATTGAGCCGAGAGGTAACCGCCGGAGCGGCGGAAGAGTTCCTCAAGCATGTATATTATCTTTCTGGCAGTTATGAAGATAACGCGTTATACAAGCGACTATCTGAGCGGTTGACTGAGCTGTCTGAACAGGAGTGGACAGCAGGTAACTGTCTCTACTATCTGGCTACTCCGCCCAGTTTATATACAACAATTGTGTCAGGTCTGGGGCTGGCCGGTCTTACCAGCCAAGAGTCGGGGCGCTGGGCGCGAGTGGTTGTGGAAAAGCCTTTTGGACATGATCTGGCCAGCAGTCGCAAGCTGGATAGTGCTCTGCATCAATGGCTGAGTGAAGAGCAGATTTATCGGATTGATCACTATCTCGGTAAGGAAACTGTACAAAACATTTTTATTCTTCGCTTTGCTAATGCGATTTTTGAACCCATATGGAATCGGCGCTATATTGACCATGTGCAAATCACCGTGGCTGAAACATTGGGGGTAGAAAACCGGGCCGGTTATTACGAGCAGGCGGGTGCGTTACGGGATATGTTCCAAAATCATATGCTGGAAATGTTGTCCTTAGTGGCCATGGAACCACCGGCTACGTTCGAGGCAGACCGCCATCGCGATGAGAAGGTTAAACTCCTGCGCTCGATTCGGCCATTCTCAGACAATGGGCTGGGCGATTGGCTGGTGCGGGGCCAGTATGCAGCAGGAGCAGCGCAAGAACAGCCACTGCCTGCGTATCGTCAGGAGAAAGGCGTTAATGCTGAGTCACAAACTGAGACCTATGTCGCTATGAAGGTAATGGTTGATAACTGGCGCTGGCAGGGGGTTCCGTTTTATCTGCGTTCAGGCAAACGGTTGGCGAAACAAGTTAGCGAAATTGCGATAACCTTTAAATCTGTGCCGCATTCCATGTTTGGCAAGATCGCTCCCGAGCGCTTACAACCGAATGTTTTGACCCTGAAAATTCAACCAGAAGAAGGCATTGCCCTCACCATGGAAGCCAAACGCCCTGGGCCGCGCATGTGTATGAGCAGTCTGACGCTAAACTTCTCTTACCGGGACGCCTTTGGCGAGCGTTCAAGCAACGCCTACGAACGGCTGTTACTTGATTGCATGGTTGGCGATCAAACGCTGTTTGTTCGCCACGACGGCGCCGAATTGGCCTGGACAGTACTAGAGCCTGTGATTAACAATTGGCAGACTTCGGTTGACAATTGCCCATTAGAGTTCTATGAGGCAGGTGGAGATGGACCGCAAGGAGCTGATCGATTGCTGACAAATGACGGGAGGAGGTGGAGGCCGCTGTGA
- the pgl gene encoding 6-phosphogluconolactonase, translating into MDYHIVGDGNELAACAAELFTTVTQKAVADRGACMLALSGGKTPKLLFEKLGQPQFESLPWQRISLFWGDERFVPEGHADSNYRMTREALLERLSVKPAAICPVNTSLPSAEAAAESYATTICEIFPDSAIENGWPIFDCILLGLGTDGHTASLFPGDLTINEKISWTAVGRAPDNSQRITLTLPVLNAARQVIFLVSGSEKAAVVAAIARGQAKNLPAAMVKTKKVTWLLDAAAASTLVSR; encoded by the coding sequence GTGGATTACCACATAGTCGGCGACGGAAACGAATTGGCTGCTTGTGCCGCCGAATTGTTTACTACGGTTACCCAAAAAGCGGTGGCAGATAGGGGCGCTTGCATGTTGGCGCTGTCTGGCGGAAAAACACCAAAGCTGCTGTTTGAAAAGCTAGGTCAGCCACAATTTGAGAGCTTGCCTTGGCAACGCATCTCTCTGTTTTGGGGTGATGAGCGATTTGTACCGGAAGGGCATGCTGATTCGAATTATCGCATGACCCGGGAAGCTTTGCTCGAGCGTTTGTCGGTCAAACCGGCGGCAATTTGCCCAGTGAACACTAGTCTTCCGTCCGCCGAGGCAGCGGCAGAGTCTTATGCGACGACTATCTGTGAGATTTTTCCTGATTCTGCAATAGAGAACGGCTGGCCTATTTTTGACTGTATCCTGCTGGGGTTAGGAACAGACGGACATACCGCCTCCTTATTTCCCGGCGATCTTACTATAAACGAAAAAATCAGCTGGACAGCAGTTGGCCGGGCGCCGGATAACAGTCAGCGGATTACCTTGACCTTGCCTGTCCTTAATGCGGCTCGCCAAGTGATTTTCCTTGTGTCTGGGTCGGAGAAGGCGGCTGTTGTCGCTGCTATTGCCAGGGGCCAGGCAAAAAACCTGCCTGCGGCAATGGTGAAAACGAAAAAAGTGACTTGGTTGTTGGATGCGGCAGCGGCATCCACGCTCGTATCTCGGTAA
- a CDS encoding metallophosphoesterase, with protein MYTKERMIDIPVYSFFVIFFVIYGAANLYIGWRGWQALGQLLPDGSAQLYWLTLTFFALSYFASRAGAKWLPETITTLLTYAGVFWMAVIYYGFLLVLLVDIIRLLDRAIPLLPMTLKQHPEWTGVTVLILLTCILAYGFWNARHTIINRYDITIAKNAGNLTNLHAVAVSDIHLGDIIGADRLEELVESINQLQPDIVLLPGDIIEAELQPFIAQNMGAVLRRLNPPLGVYAVLGNHEYIGGEQDGIIAALEQAGVKVLRDSKVIINDSLVVAGRDERSRNRYAGGSRAPLSSILAGINPAMPVLLLDHQPLDLDESRLQGVDLQLSGHTHRGQMYPNHLITSAIFEIDWGYLKKDSLQVIVSCGYGTWGPPIRTGNQPELLDIHITFNGK; from the coding sequence TTGTATACGAAAGAAAGGATGATCGATATTCCTGTGTATTCTTTCTTTGTTATTTTTTTCGTCATCTATGGGGCGGCTAATCTCTATATTGGTTGGCGCGGTTGGCAGGCTCTCGGTCAGCTTCTGCCAGACGGCTCAGCGCAGCTCTATTGGCTGACACTAACGTTTTTCGCTTTGTCTTATTTTGCCTCACGAGCAGGCGCGAAATGGCTGCCGGAAACGATTACCACACTGCTAACATATGCAGGAGTATTCTGGATGGCTGTTATCTATTATGGGTTCTTGCTGGTTTTATTGGTCGACATCATCCGTTTGCTGGACCGGGCTATCCCCCTCCTGCCTATGACTTTGAAACAGCATCCTGAGTGGACTGGCGTGACGGTTTTGATCCTGCTAACTTGCATTCTTGCCTATGGTTTTTGGAACGCCCGCCACACTATCATTAACCGATATGATATCACCATCGCTAAAAATGCGGGAAACCTGACAAATCTACACGCAGTCGCAGTATCTGACATTCATTTAGGAGACATTATCGGCGCTGACCGGCTGGAAGAGCTAGTTGAGTCAATCAATCAATTACAGCCTGACATTGTATTATTGCCTGGCGATATCATTGAAGCAGAATTGCAGCCTTTTATAGCTCAGAATATGGGGGCTGTTTTGCGCCGCTTAAACCCGCCGCTTGGTGTGTATGCGGTATTAGGCAACCATGAATATATCGGTGGTGAACAAGACGGTATTATTGCCGCACTTGAACAGGCTGGAGTCAAGGTTCTGCGTGATTCCAAGGTTATCATTAACGACAGTTTAGTTGTCGCAGGCCGTGACGAACGCTCCCGCAACCGCTACGCCGGCGGATCGCGCGCGCCACTATCCTCAATTTTAGCCGGTATCAATCCCGCTATGCCGGTGCTTCTACTCGACCATCAGCCGCTCGATCTTGATGAGTCCAGGCTGCAAGGAGTCGACCTGCAGTTATCCGGACATACCCATCGCGGACAAATGTACCCGAATCATTTGATTACTTCCGCCATCTTCGAGATCGACTGGGGCTATCTAAAAAAAGACTCTTTGCAGGTAATTGTCTCATGCGGTTATGGCACTTGGGGCCCCCCGATACGGACAGGAAATCAGCCAGAGTTACTGGATATCCATATAACATTTAATGGCAAATAA
- the speD gene encoding adenosylmethionine decarboxylase, giving the protein MEIKALKKLKLYGFNNLTKTLSFNMYDICYAKSPQHGQEYIAYIDEEYNAQRLTDILNEVANIIGANVLNIAKQDYDPQGASVTMLISEGPIECHGDNEDTTVCREVHSDAVVAHLDKSHITVHTYPETHPDKGISTFRADIDVSTCGHISPLKALNFLISSFSADIAIVDYRVRGFTRDVDGKKYFIDHKINSIQNYIASDTRDMYQMIDVNVYQENIFHTKMLLKEFDLDNYLFGTAKKELLPGEKKKIKQRLKKEMLEIFSGKNIPKVSIK; this is encoded by the coding sequence ATGGAAATAAAGGCTCTTAAAAAGTTAAAACTCTATGGCTTTAATAACCTAACTAAGACGCTGAGCTTTAACATGTATGACATTTGCTATGCAAAAAGCCCACAACACGGTCAGGAATATATCGCATATATTGATGAGGAATATAATGCCCAGCGGCTCACTGATATCCTGAATGAAGTAGCGAATATTATCGGTGCGAATGTTTTAAATATCGCCAAGCAAGATTATGACCCGCAAGGCGCCAGCGTGACGATGCTGATATCAGAGGGGCCGATCGAATGCCATGGTGATAATGAGGATACCACTGTCTGCCGAGAGGTTCATTCTGATGCCGTTGTCGCTCATTTAGATAAAAGTCATATTACCGTTCACACCTATCCGGAAACCCATCCAGATAAAGGTATCAGTACCTTTCGTGCCGATATTGACGTATCCACCTGTGGCCACATTTCGCCGCTAAAGGCGCTAAATTTCCTGATCTCAAGCTTCAGCGCCGATATCGCGATTGTTGATTATCGAGTGAGAGGCTTTACCCGCGATGTTGATGGCAAGAAATATTTCATCGATCACAAGATTAACTCTATACAAAATTACATCGCTAGCGACACCCGTGACATGTATCAAATGATTGATGTTAATGTGTATCAGGAAAATATCTTCCATACCAAGATGCTGCTTAAGGAGTTCGATTTGGACAACTACTTGTTCGGCACAGCCAAGAAAGAACTGCTGCCTGGCGAAAAGAAGAAGATCAAGCAACGGTTAAAGAAAGAGATGCTCGAGATTTTCTCCGGCAAGAATATCCCCAAGGTCAGCATAAAGTAG